A genomic stretch from Scheffersomyces stipitis CBS 6054 chromosome 6, complete sequence includes:
- a CDS encoding predicted protein: MSHPYNSLANCIGSLRESVNLLDDSLKTLVDTTSDIPRVRNVILTRRVFGLIPESDLNNAKQSFKNEVEPQLDILMVKIDRSLQRLHRRQTNLQNKRDLQAVRLSGASKRDSVIDLPLNRISKDVDELKLTRLKFLHNKKERLKYSLSRLNLQEQRTRLSFPPLPHPSNEQ, translated from the coding sequence ATGTCTCATCCTTACAATAGTCTCGCCAACTGCATTGGGTCACTCCGAGAATCGGTCAATCTTCTCGATGACTCACTCAAAACCCTCGTGGATACTACCAGCGATATACCGCGTGTTCGAAATGTAATTCTCACCCGACGTGTGTTTGGTTTGATTCCAGAATCGGATCTCAACAATGCCAAACAGAGCTTCAAAAACGAAGTCGAACCACAGTTGGATATACTAATGGTAAAAATTGACAGATCGCTACAAAGACTTCATAGAAGACAAACAAATCTCCAGAACAAACGTGATTTGCAAGCAGTGCGGCTTTCCGGAGCTTCAAAGAGAGATTCAGTAATTGACCTCCCTCTAAACAGGATATCTAAGGACGTAGACGAGTTGAAGCTCACGAGACTCAAATTTCTCCACAATAAGAAGGAACGACTCAAGTACAGTTTGTCACGGTTGAATCTCCAGGAGCAGCGCACGAGATTGAGTTTCCCGCCATTGCCGCATCCTCTGAACGAACAATAG
- a CDS encoding predicted protein, whose translation VVGRKRSNSQSQVIAMPKAASSSPSASSTSSPSSSSLARQRENPRKRTSVQYYVTLLPLNDTFTKKHLPVSTFPETTKLGRPTGTKHKPDVTNGYFDSRVLSRNHAQIYIDPSNGKLMLQDLGSSNGTYLNELRLTHEPVEIKMGDIVCLGFNVQAESTHKQISLKIDNISVIPNSTSGLSFNTNSKNDMSSNLFLNRSEALDTPEFKHLSFIEDIYRQMSNPETSNNTKSSSEDMTFDNALFGDINPNLEDNLLGLYSATNSGIYNNSQITNTTTLESIVNILVSSSVRIKQQNNSLISLEHFFTNYHSRLEEINSQYLESSFKKSLLTIQNDLKKEKIGHQKVKEKFKLLEDESSKKLETLQKRLKATDKEKDNLNKMIQEIKDKKEELKLEVEKE comes from the coding sequence GTAGTGGGCAGAAAACGGTCCAATTCACAGTCACAAGTGATTGCAATGCCCAAAGCGGCCTCCTCGTCaccttctgcttcttcgacttcatccccttcgtcatcttcattggcCCGTCAACGGGAGAACCCCAGAAAACGGACACTGGTCCAATACTACGTAACGTTACTTCCACTCAACGACACTTTCACCAAGAAACACTTGCCAGTGTCTACTTTTCCTGAAACAACTAAACTAGGGAGACCTACAGGAACCAAACATAAGCCAGATGTAACGAATGGATACTTTGATTCACGAGTCTTGAGTAGAAATCATGCCCAGATCTATATAGATCCATCTAACGGAAAGTTGATGCTCCAGGACTTGGGTTCTTCCAACGGGACGTATCTCAATGAGTTGCGTTTGACTCATGAACCAGTAGAGATCAAGATGGGTGATATCGTATGTCTCGGTTTCAACGTCCAGGCTGAGTCCACCCATAAGCAGATCAGCTTGAAGATCGACAACATCAGCGTTATCCCAAATTCGACTTCAGGATTAAGCTTCAACACCAATAGCAAGAACGACATGTCATCCAATCTCTTTTTGAATAGATCTGAGGCTCTCGACACTCCGGAATTTAAGCACTTGAGCTTCATAGAAGACATATATCGCCAGATGTCTAATCCTGAGACATCGAATAACACCAAAAGCTCGTCAGAAGACATGACTTTTGACAATGCCTTGTTTGGCGATATCAATCccaatttggaagacaacCTACTTGGGTTGTATTCAGCTACGAACTCCGGCATCTACAACAATTCCCAAATAACGAACACGACCACACTAGAAAGCATCGTAAACATATTGGTCTCCAGCCTGGTCAGGATTAAACAGCAAAACAACTCACTCATCAGCTTGGAGCATTTTTTCACTAATTACCATTCACGACTAGAGGAAATAAACTCACAGTACTTGGAGCTGCTGTTCAAGAAAAGTTTGCTCACAATCCAGAATGAtctcaagaaagaaaagatcgGGCACCAGAAAGTAAAAGAAAAATTCAAACTTTTGGAGGATGAAAGCTCAAAGAAGCTAGAGACTCTAcaaaagagattgaaagCAACTgacaaagagaaagataatttgaacaagatgatCCAGGAGATCAAGGataaaaaagaagaactcaagCTTGAAGTCGAAAAGGAA
- a CDS encoding predicted protein: MEGVLALLRDPSRLSYLPELMKIENNQNDYFKNVTDQEMNTLELFCFGTFEDYFKYKSSYLDIPSDRELLLKLLRLTVISVSNDYEKFVLNIEQLLENKEYGLAGGLELLKLSDNSGDIENELLFEEVLISMVDDGILSAKVDDENRTIHIVKAHVLRDSYSPALHSLLVLTEQDVAKRSVAIAAETLSEWYSTKLVPLRQEYEVIEVDDITLVVPNEELDCTNTRKRKTPDQTT, translated from the coding sequence ATGGAAGGCGTGTTGGCTCTATTGAGAGATCCACTGAGATTGAGCTACTTACCagagttgatgaagattgaaaataaCCAAAATGACtatttcaagaatgttACTGATCAGGAAATGAATACCTTGGAGTTGTTTTGTTTTGGTACTTTTGAGGATTATTTCAAGTACAAACTGAGCTACTTAGATATACCAAGTGACAGAGAgttattgttgaagctTTTGAGGTTGACAGTGATTTCAGTTTCTAACGACTACGAGAAGTTTGTATTGAACATCGAACAACTTTTAGAGAACAAAGAGTACGGATTGGCAGGTGGACTAGAGCTTTTGAAACTAAGTGATAACAGTGGAGACATAGAAAATGAACTTCTATTTGAGGAGGTGTTGATTTCGATGGTTGACGATGGGATTTTGCTGGCAAAAGTCGACGACGAAAACAGAACCATACATATTGTTAAAGCTCATGTATTGAGAGATTCGTACTCTCCAGCATTGCACTCGTTATTGGTGCTAACGGAACAAGATGTAGCAAAAAGAAGTGTAGCCATAGCGGCTGAAACACTTTCGGAATGGTATAGTACAAAACTTGTTCCATTGAGACAGGAGTACGAGGTAATAGAGGTCGATGATATCACATTGGTCGTTCCGAATGAGGAATTGGATTGCACAAATACTCGGAAACGAAAGACACCAGACCAGACAACATAG
- the SDH4 gene encoding succinate dehydrogenase membrane anchor subunit (go_function heme binding~go_component mitochondrial membrane; integral to membrane~go_process tricarboxylic acid cycle; electron transport) encodes MLSLTSRIGLSSSRTILSSQTAALFRPILIRGIKTIPQPPGFIVGTVNDAYVPPPPHKLEGSLHWTSERLVAIGMVPLALAPFITGTSSVIDSTFSALLLYHCYAGFQSCIIDYIPRRVYGPLHNYAMYLLTFGTGVAGYGLYQIESKEDGVAGIISKVWKA; translated from the coding sequence ATGTTGTCGTTGACTTCCCGTATCGGGCTCCTGAGCTCCAGAACAATCCTCTCTAGCCAAACAGCTGCATTGTTCAGACCAATCTTGATCAGAGGCATCAAGACCATCCCTCAACCTCCGGGCTTTATTGTGGGTACCGTCAACGATGCCTACGTGCCTCCTCCACCCCACAAGCTTGAAGGCTCGTTGCACTGGACTTCAGAAAGACTTGTTGCTATCGGCATGGTACCATTGGCGTTGGCTCCATTCATCACCGGTACTTCGTCGGTGATTGACTCTACCTTTTCTGCCTTATTGTTGTACCACTGTTACGCTGGTTTCCAGTCCTGTATCATCGATTATATCCCAAGAAGAGTTTACGGCCCATTACACAACTACGCAATGTACTTGTTGACATTCGGAACCGGTGTCGCCGGCTACGGTTTGTACCAGATCGAGTCCAAGGAAGACGGTGTCGCCGGCATCATCTCCAAGGTCTGGAAGGCTTAG
- a CDS encoding predicted protein, translated as RPIRHNVVIQTRNLNLSPSALGAVKNYGFVINLIAGAYIGGLLVSFGSLYFMYHDANERQNIPFELSFKDQITAVKAINKDDVLKSPRYAVKHYRRLLIEMAKKENPNLEFDEESDENRYEVPILDSKTLVYKKSSSFSNFYIDIVMRYARALLAKGQLEASVYVLRKIIDDDEIFYKLGDAERLSQCCRLLTRVFPDPQVKVAYLQRSIDMLTLTFSSMNLNEDFLLQENSKLTDELLNCLNDLAFTMAKISISKSDKKDLLTKSLNIYLANIKKLTEIKDKSERGELVQTVYPLFNCDENNVDISIYEIKAHISEIMWAKGFKKNAVSWSEDIVEHLYFDHNTTARVSILLYNVLNNLVNMYDGLKDVTSRRRCEKLIDELVVFNEDSQGWYDSVINRFSKIIYNRGPLGIIEKPLLERFGSPKRLPEIEEFEEEDVE; from the exons agACCCATACGACACAATGTGGTGATTCAAACCCGGAACTTGAATCTTTCTCCTAGTGCACTTGGAGCAGTGAAGAATTATGGGTTTGTTATAAATTTGATTGCCGGAGCGTATATCGGTGGCTTACTTGTCTCGTTTGGGCTGTTATACTTCATGTATCATGATGCTAATGAGAGACAAAACATCCCATTTGAATTGAGCTTCAAAGATCAGATAACGGCTGTGAAAGCCATTAACAAAGACGACGTCTTGAAGAGTCCACGATATGCTGTCAAGCACTACCGTAGGCTTTTAATTGAGATGGCTAAAAAGGAAAATCCtaatcttgaatttgatgaagaatctgaCGAAAACAGATACGAAGTTCCTATCCTCGATTCCAAAACGTTGGTATACAAGAAGTCCAGCAGTTTCTCAAACTTCTATATAGACATTGTGATGAGATATGCACGAGCCCTTTTAGCCAAAGGGCAGTTGGAAGCTTCTGTGTACGTTTTGAGAAAAATTATCGACGACGACGAGATCTTTTACAAGCTTGGAGACGCCGAAAGACTTTCTCAATGTTGTAGACTCTTAACAAGAGTGTTTCCCGACCCGCAAGTAAAGGTAGCGTATCTCCAAAGATCGATCGATATGTTGACTTTAACATTTTCGTCCATGAATTTGAACGAAGACTTCTTGCTTCAAGAGAATTCAAAGCTCACAgacgagttgttgaactgtcTCAACGATCTTGCCTTTACCATGGCTAAAATCAGTA TCTCCAAGAGCGATAAAAAGGACTTATTGACGAAATCTTTGAACATCTATTTGGCCAATATTAAGAAATTGACCGAGATAAAGGATAAATCGGAGCGTGgagaacttgttcaaacAGTATATCCTCTCTTCAACTGCGACGAGAACAATGTAGATATTTCCATTTACGAAATCAAAGCCCATATCAGTGAGATTATGTGGGCCAAAGggttcaagaagaatgccGTGTCCTGGAGTGAGGATATTGTAGAGCACTTGTACTTTGATCATAATACAACGGCAAGGGTCTCGATCCTTTTGTACAATGTGTTGAACAACCTCGTCAATATGTATGATGGCTTGAAGGATGTGACGTCGAGACGAagatgtgaaaaattaattGATGAGTTGGTGGTTTTCAACGAAGACAGTCAGGGTTGGTACGACAGTGTGATCAATAGGTTCTCAAAAATCATCTACAACCGAGGTCCGTTGGGTATTATCGAGAAGCCGTTGCTCGAACGTTTTGGAAGCCCTAAGAGATTGCCAGAGATCgaagagtttgaagaagaagatgtagagTGA
- a CDS encoding predicted protein (go_function metal ion binding) produces the protein MEVTSDVQTRKLPFVYRFITNWLVTDPNIIDKYELYDKENQPKKNYQASRHQNVPYIYLLGGRWRTIRRKPINVMSIIILIVPMVLFLVFDAKWTWRHVSPSLVILFVYFWLLSMSFFITAAVADPGIVPRNIHLPSKITHSQIAQAPEEYFYTVTLPYHYGNDGVTVKYCSTCHIWRPPRTSHCSVCNCCIINHDHHCVFLNNCVGWRTYKYFLWFLLTSVTAAGLLIVISFVEVFHYRLVDNSSVHSFHQSIREHPVSLLLAIYGCLSVVYPLLLLVFHLFLTSNNITTREYLNYVHKHPSSDYINVYDSHSVIRNLYINWWGRASSVTLVKQSDTYQPGDIRFERVQPLSSFNA, from the coding sequence ATGGAAGTCACGTCGGATGTCCAAACCAGGAAACTACCGTTTGTCTACCGGTTCATTACTAATTGGCTTGTCACAGACCCAAACATCATCGACAAATATGAACTCTACgacaaagaaaaccaaCCGAAGAAAAACTACCAGGCGCTGCGTCATCAAAATGTCCCATACATATATTTGCTCGGTGGAAGATGGCGTACAATCCGAAGGAAACCTATAAATGTCATGAGTATCATAATATTGATTGTACCCATGGTGCTCTTTCTAGTGTTTGATGCCAAATGGACATGGAGACACGTGAGTCCGTCTTTGGTAATCTTATTTGTCTATTTTTGGCTATTGTCGATGTCGTTCTTTATCACGGCAGCCGTGGCAGACCCGGGCATCGTTCCTCGAAATATTCACCTACCTTCGAAGATTACCCACTCGCAAATAGCCCAGGCTCCAGAAGAATACTTTTACACCGTGACTTTGCCGTACCATTATGGAAACGATGGAGTGACAGTAAAATACTGTTCAACATGCCATATATGGCGGCCTCCACGAACTAGTCATTGCTCGGTGTGTAATTGTTGTATAATCAACCATGACCACCATTGCGTatttttgaacaattgTGTGGGCTGGCGCACCTACAAGTACTTTTTGTGGTTCCTATTGACATCTGTAACAGCGGCTGGATTGTTGATAGTGATCTCGTTTGTAGAGGTGTTCCATTATAGACTTGTAGACAATTCTTCTGTGCATAGTTTTCACCAGTCTATCAGGGAACACCCCGTTAGTCTCTTGCTAGCTATTTATGGCTGCCTCAGTGTGGTATACCCATTGCTTCTTTTGGTATTTCACTTGTTTCTCACATCAAATAACATCACCACCAGAGAGTACTTGAACTATGTTCATAAACACCCGAGTCTGGACTATATCAATGTATACGACTCCCACTCTGTCATAAGGAACCTTTATATTAATTGGTGGGGAAGGGCACTGTCGGTAACGCTAGTAAAGCAATCAGACACATACCAGCCGGGTGACATACGATTTGAACGGGTGCAGCCGTTGCTGTCATTCAATGCATAG
- a CDS encoding predicted protein, producing MFSLEVALNKEPKEIEKVDATDAGNESDQGSNSESSSESEEDSSDDVANEFGIKRFSIPSKKIRKLVSPEMIDHKEKLKNLPNLDSSSKTITKYRLVLDEIFDSFPTFKKIILDDFNIDSIKEVTMLLVCYNKASKILFYRYLADSIKRILMSKTTSVIHNESGKPTLKEINQYIENNYNASEEIVNYFKGFRKNRKVLKTSDRKRNIERFRSKTDRKIDSFFRRIDPRYSIEYYLFVECSSEANIKALGRELNEQYQAYRKDPSKGAASMSQTYSKMGADPDFTEPF from the coding sequence ATGTTCAGTCTAGAGGTGGCTCTAAACAAAGAACCAAAAGAGATAGAAAAGGTTGACGCCACAGACGCTGGTAATGAATCAGATCAAGGCTCGAATTCAGAATCATCGCTGGagtctgaagaagatctgCTGGATGATGTTGCGAATGAATTTGGAATCAAAAGATTTAGTATTCCCAGTAAGAAAATTCGAAAATTGGTAAGTCCTGAAATGATTGACCATAAGGAGAAACTTAAGAATTTGCCAAATTTGGATAGTAGTTCGAAAACTATTACCAAATACAGATTGGTACTTGATGAAATATTCGACAGTTTTCCAACATTTAAAAAGATTATTCTTGAtgacttcaatattgatTCAATAAAGGAAGTCACAATGCTATTAGTTTGTTACAATAAAGCAAGTAAAATATTATTCTACAGATATTTGGCTGATTCAATCAAACGCATATTGATGTCGAAAACAACTAGTGTTATCCATAATGAATCGGGAAAACCTactttgaaagaaataaACCAATACATTGAAAATAACTATAATGCTTCAGAGGAAATTGTTAATTATTTCAAAGGATTTAGAAAAAATCGAAAGGTTCTTAAAACATCTGACCGCAAACGTAATATTGAACGGTTTAGATCAAAAACCGATCGAAAAATCGACCtgttcttcagaagaatagaCCCTCGTTATTCCATTGAATACTATCTCTTTGTCGAGTGCAGCAGTGAAGCTAATATAAAAGCCTTGGGTcgagaattgaatgaaCAATACCAGGCGTATAGAAAGGACCCTTCCAAAGGTGCGGCAAGTATGAGCCAAACTTACAGCAAAATGGGTGCTGACCCTGACTTCACAGAACCATTTTAA
- a CDS encoding predicted protein, whose translation MDVDRVSGRRENYDLNFEVHPLQEPQSIFSDSIVSPTSSRHVNRAITTYTAFNAPRERAKKIFYLPRRIFQWIYSISLFLFVCLTIAFIAVTVIDVIVQTSGTSFSGIKMFIVIIVCVVFVVLALFLYFSRLYQYRVSMNDIPSKSVYIPFKDDMPDEVFESIDEKLRECVGEIKVKAGPLYNEDVINYPGVSPPEYVQNRNRLRTATGEGSRLPPESNYEDVIRSLGDKFRHDGKVFTQVDLPADLSFREIVIYLKEIFMSEVDGISKERIPNLERIIKLYEKFRFGSELIKEGDLFEFMLEFDKLGQICQSNYEIKLPKSRRISRNRSSRTLDDILDNSIYHRGSIPQSDMAYYHSEALGESDEEREYDHFYANSDLSTPQFYHQAPEAEFYDHINEDTESSDSVIQSKDMLVTDMLDTSRTTGSASLLRRPSSFSSSRSVIRNKLSLAATESSFDRQRDQDRDSIRNSKRYSGYMSDSENDEDPNEFYRFRRQPRSSQPESILNKVTFSSSRSPEKK comes from the coding sequence ATGGATGTGGATCGAGTTTCCGGTCGAAGGGAGAACTATGATCTCAATTTCGAAGTTCATCCTCTCCAAGAGCCTCAATCTATTTTTTCAGATAGTATTGTATCCCCTACATCCAGCAGACATGTGAACCGAGCGATCACTACCTATACAGCATTCAATGCCCCAAGAGAAAGAGCCAAAAAGATTTTCTATTTACCCAGAAGGATTTTCCAGTGGATCTACTCCATTTCGTTATTTCTCTTTGTCTGTTTGACCATAGCCTTCATAGCAGTGACTGTCATTGATGTGATAGTCCAGACGTCCGGAACGTCATTTTCTGGCATCAAAATGTTTATCGTGATCATTGTATGTGttgtttttgttgttttAGCGTTGTTTCTCTACTTTCTGAGATTATATCAGTATCGAGTTTCGATGAATGACATCCCTTCAAAGTCGGTGTATATTCCGTTCAAAGACGACATGCCTGACGAGGTATTTGAGAGTATAGACGAAAAGCTTAGAGAATGTGTGGGTGAGATTAAAGTTAAGGCTGGACCCTTGTACAACGAAGATGTCATAAATTACCCTGGGGTATCACCTCCAGAGTATGTGCAGAATAGAAATAGATTACGAACAGCTACAGGCGAAGGATCACGCCTTCCACCAGAGTCAAACTACGAGGATGTGATTCGGAGTTTGGGCGATAAATTCCGCCACGACGGAAAGGTATTTACGCAAGTTGATCTTCCTGCGGACCTTTCGTTCCGAGAAATCGTCATATACTTGAAGGAGATTTTCATGAGCGAGGTGGATGGAATTTCAAAGGAGAGGATCCCAAATCTAGAAAGAATCATCAAATTGTATGAAAAGTTCCGTTTTGGGTCAGAATTGATAAAAGAGGGAGACTTGTTTGAATTCATGTTAGAGTTTGATAAGTTGGGACAGATATGCCAGAGTAACTATGAGATAAAGCTTCCCAAGTCACgaagaatatccagaaaCCGACTGCTGCGAACACTCGATGACATTCTTGACAATTCTATCTATCATCGTGGATCGATCCCTCAGTCAGATATGGCATATTATCACAGCGAGGCTTTGGGAGAGTCAGACGAGGAAAGAGAGTACGATCATTTTTACGCGAATAGCGACTTGTCAACTCCACAATTCTATCACCAGGCACCAGAGGCCGAATTTTACGATCACATTAATGAAGACACCGAGTCTTCTGACTCGGTGATTCAATCCAAAGACATGTTGGTAACGGACATGCTTGATACTTCCAGAACTACAGGCTCAGCTTCGCTTTTAAGACGTCCATCCAGTTTCAGTAGCTCACGACTGGTTATTCGTAATAAATTGTCACTAGCAGCGACAGAACTGTCTTTTGACAGACAGCGAGATCAAGACAGGGATTCTATAAGAAATAGCAAGAGATACAGTGGCTATATGAGCGATAGTGAAAATGACGAAGACCCCAATGAATTTTACCGCTTCCGGCGGCAACCACGTTCGCTGCAGCCGGAGTCCATACTAAACAAGGTTACGTTCAGCAGTCTGCGTTCGCCGGAAAAGAAATAG
- a CDS encoding predicted protein: MSLGEQVHTNLVHYNLWTGVRLHDVDGDVTFVSGIPPSKLSSSDSKNQKEWVVPRSLIQNSSISVSEIANWFSAIARLDQQRPRRVTIGIVNDDGTIVYYFIHDGVVEPRQN; the protein is encoded by the coding sequence ATGTCTCTTGGTGAACAGGTGCACACAAATCTCGTCCACTACAACTTGTGGACAGGTGTGCGGCTACATGACGTGGACGGGGACGTTACTTTCGTTTCAGGGATTCCTCCTTCGAAGCTAAGCTCATCagatctgaaaaatcaaaagGAATGGGTAGTACCACGATCATTAATTCAAAATAGCTCCATCTCTGTTTCCGAGATAGCGAATTGGTTTTCTGCCATAGCGAGATTGGACCAGCAACGGCCCCGTCGTGTAACTATAGGAATCGTCAATGACGATGGCACGATTGTATATTATTTTATTCACGATGGAGTAGTAGAGCCTCGTCAGAATTGA
- a CDS encoding hypothetical protein (go_process oxygen transport), with protein sequence MQSQDSVSIYSNKSTISRLSSLGRPKLFGEHFNRYTNNISKHTSHESIQEEPTNYALQRIDTRKSVESLNHVLAHSQYRVSLHLTTSEISLIRYTWNKMLLDDPIEKQSTFRNIPGAYPVEQEIPKHKQPATSASSIASSLFCRQFYDNLLMSKPDLEEMFPSIRHQAVQFAGVMAMTISQLEDLTLMDEYLMKLGKRHSRVLGIGSDHFELMGEVLILTFQERFGTRFTQELAVLWIRLYLYLANTLLQFGVDPVMRLPSDLSVESEFNKIRTMSSVSSLMNERPSISTSVTSLASTETNTTQAGSVPHSQKSSPMKTMPGSMLKAERVHSLGMDSIRKKKKDCVIQ encoded by the coding sequence ATGCAATCTCAGGATCTGGTGTCCATTTACTCCAATAAATCCACCATATCACGGTTGTCGAGCCTAGGGAGACCCAAACTCTTTGGCGAACATTTCAATCGATACACAAACAATATCTCCAAGCACACTAGCCATGAGAGcatacaagaagaaccCACAAACTATGCTCTCCAACGAATTGATACCCGCAAGTCTGTAGAGTCACTCAACCATGTCTTGGCCCATTCACAGTATCGTGTTTCTTTGCATCTAACTACCAGTGAAATATCATTGATCCGATATACCTGGAACAAAATGCTTCTCGACGATCCAATCGAGAAACAAAGCACCTTCAGAAACATTCCTGGCGCATATCCTGTTGAGCAGGAAATTCCCAAACACAAACAGCCAGCTACATCCGCACTGTCTATAGCCAGTTCACTTTTCTGCCGTCAGTTCTATGACAATTTGTTAATGCTGAAACCAGATCTCGAAGAAATGTTTCCCTCCATCAGACACCAGGCTGTACAATTTGCCGGGGTGATGGCCATGACGATTAGCCAGCTTGAGGATTTGACTTTAATGGACGAGTACTTGATGAAACTAGGCAAGAGGCATTCAAGAGTATTAGGCATAGGCAGTGACCATTTCGAGCTTATGGGCGAGGTATTGATCCTCACGTTTCAGGAGAGATTTGGCACTAGGTTCACACAGGAACTTGCCGTGTTGTGGATCCGTCTATACTTGTATTTGGCAAATACGTTGCTACAATTTGGCGTAGACCCTGTAATGAGATTGCCCCTGGATTTGCTGGTCGAGCTggagttcaacaagatccGGACCATGTCCAGCGTGAGTTCGCTCATGAACGAAAGACCATCTATAAGTACGAGCGTTACATCGTTGGCATCTACAGAAACTAATACTACACAGGCTGGCTCGGTACCGCATAGCCAAAAGAGCAGCCCTATGAAAACCATGCCCGGTTCAATGTTGAAAGCAGAACGTGTGCATTCTCTTGGAATGGACAGCataagaaagaagaagaaagactgCGTGATACAGTAG